From Sulfuracidifex tepidarius, one genomic window encodes:
- a CDS encoding winged helix-turn-helix domain-containing protein, which translates to MRFNFKLWVETDEGKPILGKGGIEILRAIKKTGSLTNACKETGMSYKFAWEYVKRIDTAMEGVSMRKGGRNAGGSSLTPEMEELMKIYEEARQEVEEVLKKYENKLKTIRKDPQSI; encoded by the coding sequence ATGAGGTTTAACTTTAAGCTATGGGTCGAGACAGACGAAGGTAAGCCAATACTGGGGAAGGGAGGAATAGAAATACTGAGAGCCATAAAGAAGACTGGGTCGCTCACAAACGCGTGCAAGGAAACGGGAATGTCGTACAAGTTCGCGTGGGAATATGTGAAAAGAATAGACACTGCAATGGAAGGGGTTAGCATGAGGAAGGGAGGAAGAAATGCGGGCGGTTCTTCTCTTACACCGGAAATGGAGGAACTGATGAAAATTTACGAAGAGGCTCGGCAGGAAGTGGAAGAGGTTTTAAAGAAATACGAAAATAAGCTGAAAACAATTAGAAAAGATCCCCAATCAATTTAA
- a CDS encoding FAD-binding protein: protein MKPKDEIEVMQILGEYSKTGKKIRIVGTGTHDARSISKAEDVMSTTEMSDFSIHEGVVESYAGALVPKIREEAAEEGMLFPVIYDGTVGGALAQNTVSSLSTGFGTPYDLTEMVRFVTPRRTFAWKGVIGSKGMLGAITYSRMKTYARPNHVYIYERTTPDPGYFMLYSFILSKFKPIAFVMEYEGGKYNVHASFMKSDLPIEGFSVDEGIPAVEESGGPSAVVQVDSLISDFRRITEETNPAYAYAVYGYNYVFVYSSELEQISEMGYRVFHRGSVHPAQLKVKKFLDFTNTIL from the coding sequence ATGAAGCCTAAAGATGAAATTGAGGTCATGCAGATTCTTGGAGAATATTCAAAGACAGGGAAGAAGATAAGGATAGTAGGTACTGGAACCCACGACGCAAGGTCTATATCTAAAGCCGAAGACGTCATGTCTACTACAGAGATGAGCGACTTTTCAATTCATGAAGGTGTAGTTGAATCTTATGCGGGAGCTCTAGTTCCTAAAATAAGGGAAGAGGCTGCGGAAGAAGGAATGCTCTTCCCTGTAATATATGACGGAACTGTAGGAGGAGCGCTAGCTCAGAACACTGTTAGCTCCCTTTCCACCGGGTTCGGTACACCCTACGACCTGACTGAGATGGTGAGGTTTGTCACCCCAAGGAGAACGTTTGCGTGGAAAGGTGTAATAGGATCCAAGGGGATGCTGGGAGCTATAACTTATTCAAGGATGAAGACCTATGCAAGGCCTAACCACGTTTATATCTATGAGAGGACTACTCCTGACCCGGGTTACTTCATGTTATACTCCTTCATTCTCTCTAAGTTCAAACCTATCGCCTTTGTCATGGAGTATGAGGGAGGGAAATACAACGTCCATGCATCTTTCATGAAGTCAGACCTTCCGATTGAGGGCTTCTCCGTGGATGAAGGGATACCTGCAGTAGAAGAGAGCGGGGGACCAAGTGCTGTAGTACAAGTCGATTCTCTCATTAGTGACTTCAGGAGAATCACGGAAGAGACGAACCCTGCTTATGCCTATGCGGTCTACGGATACAACTACGTTTTCGTGTACAGTAGCGAGCTAGAGCAGATATCTGAGATGGGGTACAGGGTGTTTCATAGAGGATCTGTACACCCAGCACAGCTTAAAGTGAAGAAGTTTCTTGACTTCACTAATACAATTCTATAA